From Amycolatopsis sp. YIM 10, the proteins below share one genomic window:
- the aceA gene encoding isocitrate lyase, with amino-acid sequence MADTVNREQAAAELAKQWETDPRWQGVDRTYSAADVIKLRGSVVEENTLARRGAEKLWNLLHTEDYVHSLGALTGNQAVQQVRAGLKAIYLSGWQVAADANLSGQTYPDQSLYPANSVPAVVRRINNALGRADQITWAEGNTDIDWYAPIVADAEAGFGGPLNAFELMKGMIAAGAAGVHWEDQLASEKKCGHLGGKVLIPTKQHERTLNAARLAADVAGVPSLIIARTDAQAATLITSDVDERDQKFITGERTAEGFYKVRNGIEPCIERGLAYARYADLLWMETSEPDLEVARKFAEAIKAKYPNQLLAYNCSPSFNWKKHLDDATIAKFQRELGHMGYKFQFITLAGFHALNYSMFDLAKGYANEGMTAYVDLQEREFASEERGYTATKHQREVGTGWFDQVATALNPDSSTTALTGSTEEAQFH; translated from the coding sequence ATGGCTGACACGGTCAACAGGGAGCAGGCGGCGGCAGAGCTTGCGAAGCAGTGGGAGACCGACCCCCGCTGGCAGGGTGTGGACCGTACCTACAGCGCGGCCGACGTGATCAAGCTGCGCGGCAGCGTGGTCGAGGAGAACACGCTCGCCCGTCGTGGCGCCGAGAAGCTGTGGAACCTGCTGCACACCGAGGACTACGTCCACTCGCTGGGCGCGCTCACCGGTAACCAGGCCGTCCAGCAGGTGCGTGCCGGGCTCAAGGCGATCTACCTGTCGGGCTGGCAGGTGGCCGCCGACGCGAACCTGTCCGGGCAGACCTACCCGGACCAGAGCCTGTACCCGGCCAACTCGGTGCCCGCGGTGGTCCGCCGGATCAACAACGCGCTGGGCCGCGCCGACCAGATCACCTGGGCCGAGGGCAACACCGACATCGACTGGTACGCCCCGATCGTCGCCGACGCCGAGGCGGGCTTCGGTGGCCCGCTCAACGCGTTCGAGCTGATGAAGGGCATGATCGCGGCCGGTGCCGCGGGCGTGCACTGGGAGGACCAGCTGGCCTCGGAGAAGAAGTGCGGCCACCTCGGCGGCAAGGTGCTGATCCCGACCAAGCAGCACGAGCGCACGCTGAACGCCGCCCGCCTGGCCGCGGACGTGGCCGGCGTGCCGTCGCTGATCATCGCCCGCACCGACGCGCAGGCCGCCACGCTGATCACCAGCGACGTGGACGAGCGCGACCAGAAGTTCATCACCGGTGAGCGCACCGCCGAGGGCTTCTACAAGGTGCGCAACGGCATCGAGCCGTGCATCGAGCGCGGGCTGGCCTACGCCCGGTACGCCGACCTGCTGTGGATGGAGACCTCCGAGCCCGACCTGGAGGTGGCCCGGAAGTTCGCCGAGGCGATCAAGGCGAAGTACCCGAACCAGCTGCTGGCCTACAACTGCTCGCCGTCGTTCAACTGGAAGAAGCACCTGGACGACGCGACCATCGCGAAGTTCCAGCGCGAGCTTGGCCACATGGGCTACAAGTTCCAGTTCATCACGCTGGCCGGCTTCCACGCGCTGAACTACTCGATGTTCGACCTGGCCAAGGGCTACGCGAACGAGGGCATGACCGCCTACGTGGACCTGCAGGAGCGCGAGTTCGCTTCGGAGGAGCGGGGTTACACCGCCACGAAGCACCAGCGCGAGGTCGGCACCGGCTGGTTCGACCAGGTGGCCACCGCGCTGAACCCGGACAGCTCGACCACCGCGCTGACCGGCTCCACCGAAGAGGCCCAGTTCCACTGA
- the aceB gene encoding malate synthase A, producing MSDKLAYRIDLTGPSADRFDEILTPAAVEFVAKLDNEFAGRRRELLDERRLRREKLATGEEKLGFLPETAHIRADESWQIAPAAPGLEDRRVEITGPTDRKMTVNALNSGAKVWLADFEDANAPTWHNMIDGQLNLYDAIRRDIDFTGENGKRYTIGDDPATIVARPRGWHLVEKHIRIDGRPVSASLVDFGLFFFHNARQLLARGRGPYFYLPKLENHREARLWNDVFRFAQRELGLPQGAIRATVLIETITAAFEMDEILYELREHAAGLNAGRWDYIFSVIKNFGDRGADFVLPDRAQVTMTVPFMRAYTELLVRTCHKRGAHAIGGMAAFIPSRDPEINANALEKVRQDKEREAGDGFDGSWVAHPGLVPVCREVFDEVLGGWPNQLGKLREDVVVTAEDLLDVASAGGEVTEEGLRANINVGLRYLDSWLRGTGAAGISNLMEDAATAEIARCQVWQWIRNGTKLADGTAITTELAFEMLREELGRIHADLGAGNRLDDARDIFVETALGEKLPAFFTTSAYARYLTA from the coding sequence ATGTCCGACAAGCTCGCCTACCGCATCGACCTGACCGGCCCGAGCGCCGACCGGTTCGACGAGATCCTCACCCCGGCCGCGGTGGAGTTCGTGGCCAAGCTGGACAACGAGTTCGCCGGTCGCCGCCGTGAGCTGCTCGACGAGCGGCGCCTGCGCCGGGAGAAGCTGGCCACCGGGGAGGAGAAGCTCGGTTTCCTGCCGGAGACCGCGCACATCCGCGCCGACGAGTCGTGGCAGATCGCCCCGGCCGCGCCCGGTCTGGAGGACCGCCGGGTGGAGATCACCGGGCCGACCGACCGCAAGATGACGGTCAACGCGCTCAACTCCGGGGCCAAGGTGTGGCTGGCCGACTTCGAGGACGCCAACGCGCCGACCTGGCACAACATGATCGACGGGCAGCTCAACCTCTACGACGCGATCCGCCGCGACATCGACTTCACCGGCGAGAACGGCAAGCGCTACACCATCGGTGACGACCCGGCCACCATCGTCGCCCGCCCGCGCGGCTGGCACCTGGTGGAGAAGCACATCCGCATCGACGGCCGCCCGGTCTCGGCGAGCTTGGTCGACTTCGGCCTGTTCTTCTTCCACAACGCGCGCCAGCTGCTCGCCCGCGGCCGCGGCCCGTACTTCTACCTGCCGAAGCTGGAGAACCACCGCGAGGCACGGCTGTGGAACGACGTCTTCCGCTTCGCCCAGCGGGAACTCGGCCTGCCGCAGGGCGCGATCCGGGCCACCGTGCTGATCGAGACGATCACCGCCGCGTTCGAGATGGACGAGATCCTCTACGAACTGCGCGAGCACGCGGCCGGGCTGAACGCCGGGCGCTGGGACTACATCTTCAGCGTGATCAAGAACTTCGGTGACCGCGGTGCCGACTTCGTGCTGCCGGACCGCGCGCAGGTCACCATGACCGTGCCGTTCATGCGGGCCTACACCGAGCTGCTGGTGCGGACCTGCCACAAGCGCGGCGCGCACGCCATCGGCGGCATGGCCGCGTTCATTCCCAGCCGCGACCCGGAGATCAACGCGAACGCGCTGGAGAAGGTCCGCCAGGACAAGGAGCGCGAGGCCGGCGACGGGTTCGACGGTTCATGGGTGGCGCACCCCGGCCTGGTCCCGGTCTGCCGCGAGGTGTTCGACGAGGTGCTCGGCGGCTGGCCGAACCAGCTCGGCAAGCTGCGCGAGGACGTGGTGGTCACCGCCGAGGACCTGCTCGACGTGGCCAGTGCGGGTGGTGAGGTCACCGAGGAAGGCCTGCGCGCGAACATCAACGTCGGCCTGCGTTACCTCGACTCGTGGCTGCGCGGCACCGGCGCGGCGGGCATCTCGAACCTGATGGAGGACGCGGCCACCGCGGAGATCGCGCGCTGCCAGGTGTGGCAGTGGATCCGCAACGGCACGAAGCTGGCCGACGGCACCGCGATCACCACCGAGCTGGCCTTCGAGATGCTGCGCGAGGAACTCGGCCGCATCCACGCCGACCTCGGCGCGGGCAACCGGCTCGACGACGCGCGCGACATCTTCGTCGAGACCGCGCTCGGGGAGAAGCTGCCCGCGTTCTTCACCACCTCGGCCTACGCGCGGTACCTGACCGCCTGA
- a CDS encoding M28 family metallopeptidase yields MRLRHALVLVAASALPIAVLSAPATAAPVLAAPDIPVANVQAHLTALQNIATASGGNRAHGRAGYKASIDYVKGKLDAAGYQTQLHTFSYNGATGYNLIADWPGGDPNNVIMAGGHLDSVTVGPGINDNGSGSAGLLEVALTVAKQNLQPQKHLRFGWWGAEELGLIGSTRYVNSLTSAQRAVIKGYVNFDMTGSPNPAYFVYSSSGQPAGSTTIENTLKAGFQAKGVPTEPTSVGGRSDHAAFARANIPIGGTFSGAEGIKSSAQAQKWGGTAGQAFDRCYHRSCDTTSNISATSLDRHTDVIAHTLWTLSGAPAMAALDCVRCPI; encoded by the coding sequence ATGAGACTGCGTCACGCGCTGGTCCTGGTGGCCGCGTCCGCACTGCCGATCGCGGTGCTGAGCGCGCCCGCCACCGCGGCACCCGTACTGGCCGCCCCGGACATCCCGGTGGCGAACGTGCAGGCCCACCTCACCGCACTGCAGAACATCGCCACCGCGAGCGGCGGCAACCGCGCCCACGGCCGAGCCGGCTACAAGGCCTCGATCGACTACGTGAAGGGCAAGCTCGACGCCGCCGGTTACCAGACGCAGCTCCACACGTTCAGCTACAACGGCGCCACCGGGTACAACCTGATCGCCGACTGGCCGGGCGGTGACCCGAACAACGTGATCATGGCCGGTGGGCATCTCGACAGCGTCACCGTCGGACCCGGCATCAACGACAACGGCAGCGGCTCGGCCGGTCTGCTCGAGGTCGCGCTGACCGTGGCCAAGCAGAACCTGCAACCGCAGAAGCACCTGCGCTTCGGCTGGTGGGGCGCCGAGGAACTGGGCCTGATCGGGTCGACGCGGTACGTGAACAGCCTGACCTCGGCGCAGCGCGCGGTGATCAAGGGTTACGTGAACTTCGACATGACCGGTTCGCCGAACCCGGCGTACTTCGTCTACTCCAGCTCGGGTCAGCCAGCCGGGTCGACCACCATCGAGAACACGCTGAAGGCCGGGTTCCAGGCCAAGGGCGTGCCGACCGAGCCGACCAGCGTCGGCGGGCGCTCCGACCACGCCGCCTTCGCCAGGGCCAACATCCCGATCGGCGGCACGTTCAGCGGCGCGGAGGGCATCAAGTCCTCGGCGCAGGCGCAGAAGTGGGGCGGTACCGCGGGCCAGGCGTTCGACCGCTGCTACCACCGCTCGTGCGACACCACGAGCAACATCAGCGCCACCTCGCTGGACCGGCACACCGACGTCATCGCGCACACGCTGTGGACGCTCAGCGGTGCGCCCGCCATGGCCGCGCTCGACTGCGTGCGCTGCCCCATCTAG
- a CDS encoding glycosyltransferase family 4 protein — MRVLMLSWEYPPVVVGGLARHVHALARHLVRDGHEVVVLCRHVAGTDASTHPQTDRVVEGVRIIRVAEDPMHVTFERDLVAWTLAMGHAMVRAGNELLRGWQPEVVHAHDWLVTHPAIALAEAARVPLVGTIHATEAGRHSGWLSHPLNQQVHSVEWWLANRSDALITCSQAMRAEVGHLFEVSPEEITVIHNGIEERGWQVPAAEIEHARRTYSPEGAPLLLYFGRLEWEKGVQDLLAALPRIRRDHPGTRLVVAGKGRHLDELVEQAKKLRIRRAVEFVGHLSDRDLRAVLSAADAVVLPSRYEPFGIVALEAAAAKAPLVASTAGGLGEVVIDGVTGLAFAPGDVPALGAAVDTVLADDRAARRRAAAAQARLAADFDWCRIAEDTAAVYRRARISEPEVLGRPKIATGNAFPG; from the coding sequence ATGCGCGTGTTGATGCTCTCCTGGGAGTACCCGCCGGTTGTCGTCGGCGGACTGGCCCGGCACGTCCACGCGCTGGCCAGGCACCTGGTCCGCGACGGGCACGAGGTGGTGGTGCTGTGCCGTCACGTGGCCGGCACCGACGCCTCGACGCATCCGCAGACCGATCGGGTGGTCGAGGGCGTGCGGATCATCCGGGTCGCCGAGGACCCGATGCACGTGACCTTCGAACGCGATCTGGTGGCCTGGACGCTGGCCATGGGCCACGCGATGGTCCGCGCCGGGAACGAACTGCTCCGCGGCTGGCAGCCCGAGGTGGTGCACGCGCACGACTGGCTGGTCACCCATCCGGCGATCGCGCTGGCCGAGGCCGCGCGGGTGCCGCTGGTCGGCACCATTCACGCCACCGAGGCCGGGCGGCACTCCGGCTGGCTCTCGCACCCGCTCAACCAGCAGGTGCACTCGGTCGAGTGGTGGCTGGCCAACCGCTCCGACGCGCTGATCACCTGCTCACAGGCGATGCGCGCGGAGGTCGGGCACCTGTTCGAGGTGTCGCCGGAAGAGATCACCGTGATCCACAACGGCATCGAGGAACGCGGCTGGCAGGTGCCCGCCGCCGAGATCGAGCACGCCCGGCGGACCTACAGCCCGGAAGGCGCTCCGCTGCTGCTCTACTTCGGCCGCCTGGAGTGGGAGAAGGGCGTGCAGGACCTGCTCGCCGCGCTGCCGCGCATCCGGCGCGACCACCCCGGCACGCGGCTGGTGGTGGCGGGCAAGGGCAGGCACCTGGACGAACTGGTCGAGCAGGCGAAGAAGCTGCGCATCCGGCGGGCGGTGGAGTTCGTCGGCCACCTGTCCGACCGGGACCTGCGCGCGGTGCTGTCCGCGGCGGACGCGGTGGTGCTGCCGAGCCGGTACGAGCCGTTCGGGATCGTCGCGCTGGAGGCCGCGGCGGCGAAGGCGCCGCTGGTGGCGTCGACCGCGGGCGGGCTCGGCGAGGTGGTCATCGACGGGGTGACCGGGTTGGCGTTCGCGCCGGGTGACGTGCCCGCGCTCGGGGCCGCGGTGGACACCGTGCTGGCGGATGACCGGGCCGCGCGGCGCCGCGCCGCCGCCGCGCAGGCCCGGCTGGCCGCGGACTTCGACTGGTGCCGGATAGCCGAGGACACCGCGGCCGTCTACCGCCGGGCGCGGATCTCCGAGCCCGAGGTACTGGGCCGCCCGAAGATCGCCACCGGCAACGCTTTCCCCGGCTGA